The stretch of DNA ATATGAGGAGCAGAGAGATTGGGGTCTCACAGGAAGCAGAATTTATAGCTGGACCCAGCCCCCATCGCCACTGCCTGCGGATGATAGAAAATATTTATAGTAGCGGCTTATTTGGTCTAAAGTAGGGATTTTAGCTACGTTTTTTCAGTCATGCCTTAGTGCTTTACAATAGCGCTTGTCAGGGTTTacgctactgtacgatactctTGTGCACCTCAGTGGAATAGAAAACGAAAGAGGCTGGGCTAATTTAAACGTCAGAGAATGGCTCTAGGCCAACGGTTCTACAAGCGTGAAAACTGTCACAAAGACGTGGGACGAGTTTCTATCTGTAGAGGGCGTGCTGTTTCATCCTTGTAGAtgaaccaccaccacccttCTCCCATAGGTTACTCCCCCACGTGGTGCTTGTCCCTTCCTTTTACACGAGAAAAGTTCCTCTTCGCACCCTTTTCACTCAGCCCAAGTGCACGGTTGTAGTGCAAATGAGAAAACTTTAAGGGGAAAAATTGACGAAGCTTAAAGTGGTAACGTTGTGTGAGCTGACATGCATATATAGGACAGGGCGGTGGCAGATGTCGAGTTTTGGttcttcaccaccaacaccagcaaCCCTCTCGTCCACTAAGAGCGAGAGACCCCAACTACTGATAACGCTGGTCGACCTTAATTTTCTTTCCGCTCCCAAATTTGTGAGGgaacctccttgagagaaACACGACAATTCactcatcaccaccaagtAACGCCAAAGCGCCCCCATCACTAAAATGGCTTCCCCAAACCACTTCGAGGACAAGCTGGGATCCGACACCCACTTTGACCACTATGATGACCCTCACCGACACAGCCTTGAGGAGCGGGACCACCGACCTTCTCGaaagtcttcttctcgacgAGGACTGCCTGGCTTTGTGCAGCAGCTGCGAAACGCCGTCATGGACTCCGATGATGAGGCCGTAGAGggggaggacgaggaggctggaGGCATTCTGCTCAACCAGCCCGCCCCCGAAAAggccaccatcaccacaaccacctctCGACGACGATCTATCATCGCTGATGACATTGACGACACTGGCTCCCAGGTGTCCATGGACCACGACGATGACGTGTGTCTGCCTGTAGAGGAGGGCTCTGGAGGTATCGACTTcgaggagattgatgactacgtccagcagcagcgacgagGTTCCAATGCTACTCGAACCGGCACTGCTCTTAACAAAGAGGAGGACTTCTCTACCGACGAGACCGACGCCCGGTTCAACCCTCACGCTGACGACGTGCACCTCAGCAACCTCGAGCCCATGCGAACTCGAGACTCTGACCGAagccgacgacgacgatctTCGGTCGGAGGAGCTGGCATTCCTCAGATGAGCCGGCCCTCCGTGTTCCAGGACCGGTTCACCTTCTTCACCGCCGACTCTGAGGCCACTCTCCGAGGCCAGTCTATGAagtcgctgctggagcaggaCCCTTCTCGGTCCACCTACAAGGAGCTGTTCGAGGGCAACTCCGACACCTGGTGGCTGGACTGCTACAACCCCACCGATGGTGAGGTCAAGATGCTTTCCAAGGCCTTTGGAGTTCACCCCTTGACTTCCGAGGATATCCGAACCCAGGAGTCACGAGAGAAGGTGGAGATTTTCAAGTCCTACTACTTTGTGACCTTCAACACTTACGAGCAGGATTGGGAGTCTGAGGACTACCTTGACCCTGTCCCTGTGTACATGCTGGTTTTCAAGGAGGGCATCATCACTGTGCACTTTTCTCCCTTCCAGCACTTCGCCAACGTCCGACGACGAATCCGACAGCTGCGAGAGTATGTCAACGTGACCCCCGACTGGATCTGTTATGCCATCATTGATGACATCACTGATTCTTTCGTGCCCGTCTCCCACGAGATTGAGGTTGAGACTGAGGTAATTGAGGAGTCCGTATTTGATGCTCGAGATGACGACTTTTCCCTCATGCTGCGACGAATTGGAAAGGCCCGATCCAAGACTCTGACTATGATGCGTCTTCTATCCGGTAAGGCTGATGTGGTTCGAATGTTTGCCAAGCGATGCACCGAGGGCCTTGGTGAAGGTGCCCCTAAGGGACACATTTCCCTCTACCTGGGCGATATTCAGGATCATATTGTCACCATGTACCAAAACCTGATTGCCTATGAGAAGATTCTGTCTCGATCCCACACCAACTACCTTGCCCAGCTGCAGGTGCAGTCCGTGGACGCTAACCATCGAGTCACTGACACTCTTGGAAAGGTCACCGTCGTGGGTACCATTCTGATTCCCATGAACCTGGTGACTGGTCTGTTCGGTATGAACGTTCGAGTACCTGGCCAGGACGGAACCAACCTCGGCTGGTTCTTTGGTATTCTGGGCTTCCTGCTGGTGGTTGTGCTTACCGGCACTCTGCTGGCTCGATGGTGGCTCAAGGCCATGGCCAAGAAAATTTCGGGCAACTTCCGAAACGTGGGAGCTCCTTCTGTGCGAACCATGCGACGGGTCGAGACAATTCGAACGACTGGTTTCCCTCAGCATCGGGAGCACAACTCGGAGTTTTCTATGGTTTGATTTCCTTTTGATACATTTAGATTTATTTTAATTGATTAGATGATGTTTGAAAGATCACGCATAGCTCGTAGTTGGTATCATGGCGATCTCGCCGAACAACATAAAGTTGATTGCCATGATTCGTTAGTTGGTCTAAATAGAGGTGAGACACTGAGTGGGATGTCAGTGAGACATTTGCAAGGTGATCGGCACTGTTCCGCTGCATGGAAGCTCAATACAGGTTCTACAGCTACGTGTACCTGTACAGCAGATTATAAAATGCATTGTCAAACTATTCTATCTCGTTTTGTGTGTCATTCCGTGGAGGCAGCTCAAGTGTAAAACATCCGTCGGTCTCTGCCTCTTTATGGTCAATAAAAGTAAGTGTCATTCGCAAATCGAactttcttctttttcattGCTTCCATTTTCATGACCTCACGATGTAGATTTCGCAGGTCTGTTTGCAGTCGTCGCATGGCAACACAGTACCAGCTCATCTGGGGAATAATTTCAACGTCAGGCGAAAACCGGACATTGTAACCGTTCCTGTTGGGCCCCGAGTCGAACACAAAGACAGACTCAACGCCATCGATGATCAAATCGACCCAATCGTCGATCCACTCTTGAATCTCGATTTTGCGCAGTGCCTGGTGGTAGATTTTCCCCTTTTGACGCTCAAATTTGTGTTCTCGATAAAGATCCGACAAAGAGCCCGTACTGGGGGGCACAGAGGTGCCACTAGGAGGGGAGGCATCGGGGAGATTGGTCTGTCCAATGAAGTTACTGTTGGGCAAGGTGGTGAAGTTTCTGAGAGCCATTATTTGGAGTTGGTGTGCCTACCGTAACCCCCATGGACAACTGCAATATATATCTCGATTGTGACAACAACATGGCTGGGGTTAATTCTTATGCCTGCGATACGAATATCTACGTGTAGGCATAGACTTGAAGGCGTTCGATTGTTTGACCTTCAGTTTATGGCAGGGTTTGCGTTAGGCATAAATAACCGTTTTCGAAATCACTTGCGTGAGCAATAGGAACGATATTTGTGCTACGAGTGCCGATAGTTAACGACATTTCCCAAATACCAGGGAATAACGGGTAGTTTTTTGCTTATCCAGTAAGACCCCCTAAACCACAGCCGGAGACATAGACAAATTAGCAAAGTGTATGTGGTTTGATCGGTGCTCGTGCTTTACAGTTTTATATCATAGTTTGAACCTCAAATATTCTTTCTCCACTCTAAACCGATTAATAATAATTCAGGTTTGCTCATGGTAGATGGGGAAAAGCAGGAAACTATCTTAGCTCAGCATCACGTGCCTGTAACACTCTATGCCTTGTGTAAAACTGCGTTGGTCTCTTTCtgagctacagtagctcaAGTGACAGGCCCCTTAGCTCCCACTATGCACTATGCAAAATAAGCTCAACCGAGGCACGGCGTGCGTCGAATAGAGTTGGGTATGTTGCATCCCTGCTCGTATATACGCATGGTGCGGCGTCTTCCGAGCGAGGTGTGATAGTCTTGGGTAGTTTTGGAGTAGCTACGATACAACTACGCAAACACGCCTCATTAATCAGCGAAAACTCATTAATACTCATTTAAACACTATAATATTTGGCGCTAACAGGTCTCCACGTGAACAGTGGctcccttcttctccttggccagatcGTCGTCTTCCTGCAGCTGGGTAGTGGTGCTTGTTTCGGGCACAAGCTtggctcctcgtcgtccaaTGAGATACCAAGGTAGAGAGAACATCTCGTCGATAGATTCCAGAGATCTTCCGGAGACCTCGGGAAGGAAGAACCATGACCAGGCCAGACCGATGAGAATCAcaccagagaagaagaacatgGTTCCATGGTCAGTCAGAGACTTTCGCATGTAGGGGAGTGCCTTGGAGTTACCATACTGGTTGACAAAGTGGAATACCATGATGATACCGCAGGCAAGTGATCGGTGTCGAACAGTGTAGATTTCAGCGTTGATGAGGTACTGGATGGAGTTCCAGCCGAGAGCCCATCCGCAACCTGACAGGTAGATGGCAGCGATggcacctcctccagcatgTCTCTGGGAAGCAGTTCTGTCCTCAACAGCCCCAGAGCTAGCAGGAACAATAGACAGATAGATACCAAGATACAGCATGGAGATGAACTGGAGACAGACGCCGGTGTAGAGAGATCGTCGTCGGCCGATGGTATCAATGAGGAAGACAGCACAGACAACGGAAGCAGCAAACTTGATAATACCTAGAATGGCAGTGTACATCATTCGATCAGTTCGGAGAGTGACACCGAGCATGGCAAAGAACTGGGGCGAGTAGATGGTGACTGCGTTGGCTCCTGACCACTGGCCAAGTAGTTGGACCATGATGCCAATGAAAAGTCTGTATCGATTGGCCTGAGTAGCAACAAGTTCCTTCAAAATAGAAAAGATGCTAGTACCAGATAGGGCCTGCTTTTCTCGCTCGACCTGTTCTCGGACATCAAGGATCTCTCCTTGGATGTAAACGTCGTCAATGGGAAGATGTCTGATCTTGGACAGAGTTTCCATTGCCTTTTCCTCCTGGCCAATCTTCATGAGCCATCTTGGAGACTCGTAAATGAAGAATGATCCAATGAAAAGGAGACCAGCAAAGATGAACTGGACACTGGTAGGGAGTACCCACTGCATTCTGCTCTCGTCAGAGACGTTCAGTGTTGTGGAATAGTTGGCAAAGTATTCCAACATGATACCCAGATAGACTGAGCCCGAAAAGACACATGTGCAGAGACCTCGAACATTCTTGGGAGACACCTCAGCAAGATATGTGGGACCAATAACGACGGACTGACCGATTCCTAGACCAGCAATGAATCGACCAGCCAGGAGTTGACCTTGGCCGTGAGAGGTGACTTGGATAACAACACCGACGATCCACACAATTAGCATCTGTTGCAAACATCGGACTCGTCCAATCTTGTCTTGGGCGAACATGGCGATAATGGAACCTCCCACAGAGCCCAGTTGGACCATGGCAGTGATGTTGGAGAGGGCATCTGCGATTTCTTTTTCGGTCTTGTTGGGGTCTCTGAGCCCGAATTGGTTCTCGAAGGAGACCTGGTGGGATGTACCTGAGATGTTTCCTTCATCAAGGCCTCGGGCTGAACCAAGCAGGCCAAAGACTAGGACTGAGAGCCACAGAGTCCAATTGAGGACCTGTTTAGGCTCATTCTTCATGTTTTTCCAGAACATTATTGGGGAGGTGTGGAATGATCTGTATGAAGAGTCCGAAAAGGCAGGAATACCAGGACTCTATATACATCAGCTCAGACTCCACGGCAGTATATCCAACTCCTTTCTTCCTCTCTGGGATATTCCGAATCGCACTGCTTCCCCGCTCGGTCTATTCGGCTCCGACTTGGCGGTCTTGGCGGTCTTCAAACCCCTCTGTTGTTCGGTAAACTCTTTAGTTGTGTTCAACGATTCTCTATATCAAGTATCTATGTCGGGTGGTTTTCGCTACCGGATAATTACTGCACAACACAACCCCCCACCACACTAGTTACAAGGTTCAAACCGTTACCCAGGGCAAGATATACCTCTAAACTGGGCATCTCAGCCGTGTTATAGCCCTAAATAGTTCCAGCCGTGCTACACTCCCATACTTGCAAAAAGATAGAGTCTTCATTCCCAACCTCGTCCCATTTTCTTTGACATTGCTTTGCCTAGGCCATTTCCCATTAAGTTTAGGGCTACCCCACATGTAACAAGCTGTATTCAAAATCTTGTTTTTCTCTTGGCAATGACTGTTGGGATGACGCTTACGCCAGATCCGCGGAATTTGAAGCCCAAAGTTAGGTCGTGTGGTGAATCAGGCCACCCACTTGCCATATTATTCTGGGTGGGCAGTCGATTGGATCAACCCTTGGTCTTGAAATCGTCCCATCTAGTTTAACATCTGCCTAGAACATAACGCATAAGACTATGCGCCCACCTCTTGGCTGTTTTACACCACATATTTGTACTCCATATGAGGCCGGTCGCTGGTATAAATGTGACCCCCGCATTATGTGTCAAAAGTATCTTTTCTTGGTCTACACGTCAAACACAAAGTGCCGTATCCTGTCAAACAAGGGAAACTGGCGGATCTGAAGAAACCTACGTGTTTCGCTGTTACATTGAGCCCCACAGTACAACCTACTTTTTGTTAATTGTTGGGGGTACACACTCTAACGGGCAGCTGGGCAGGGGTTCCTACCCCAGATCCTCGTGTCATTGGTTGTTTCGGAACGTAGATTAATCCGTAGTGCGGGGTGAACCACAGCGTTCTTTGTGTGGTCCAGTTTAACTGCACAATACACTGCTTGCTTGTTTTGGACATAAAACTGGACACACATTCTGAAGGCGGTCACCCGTGACACTACTGGGACGTTGTAGATTAACCGAATGGGACATTATTGGAACTTCCTTGCTTCAACAGAATGCAACTCCTATCTCAGAAACCACCAGGTACGCAATTATGATTCTCTTCCCCCTCGCTGCCCTAGACTTCTACATAGGTGCCTGCGGTATCGTAAGTACATATTATGCATCACAATAAGTGCAGGGTGATGTTTCTATGTTCAGCTCTATTCTTagtttgtacttgtatccGGTATCGGCAAATCCCGGTGATAACGACGGCTGCATATCAAAAGACAAGCGACTGCTATCTGCAGGCCCTTTCATTGGCCACAAGAATTATTTGGTTTCATTCGTTATACGCTACTTCATCTGCCCGGGCGGGACTAGTCCTTGTCCTCTGTcaccttgacctcctccttgacctcctccttgacctcttTTTTGGTTGTTTCCTCTTTGtcatcctcatcgtcgCTATCTCCAATGAAGAATGGgtccttctcttcctcggGTTGGGGCTCAACTGCCTTGAGAGGCTCCCATTTGTTAGACTCGGCCTTGCTGGCTGCAGCGGTGGCACCAGCGAGCGCGTCCTTGGCAGGGGGTCGAGGAGGCATCAATggcttgtcgtcgtcatcaagATCATTGTTTTTGAGAGAAATGGATCGGAACTCGCCATCGTCGGTAACTCGAGTCTTGGACCGTGACGACCTGGATGAGTAAAACTCCTGGTAAGATCGCTGAGACTCCTGGCTCTCCCGGCCAGATCCGAGAGCGCCAACCAGTCCTCGGGTAGACTCGGATCGAGGGGCGGGGGCAGGCCGCTGTCGACGGGGAGACTCATAGTAATCGTCGCCGTACTCCTCATAGTCTCTGTACTGTCGCTCGTCGCCATCAACCCCATCAATCTTGTTGGACAGGTTCTTGACCCACGAGTTAACCTTGTTCTTGGTTTCGTTGAATCCCTGAACAACCTGATTGGAGAAGTCCTGCCAATCCTCGCTCTGGAAAAAGCCCTggtcgtcctcctcttggTTCTCTCGTCGCTCGTCGTATCGGCCTGAGTACGATCGGTTAGACTCAGTTGAACCTCTGTATCGAGCGGGTACGCCTCCGGTTCGGTTTGCGGTTCGTCTATCGTACTGGCCAGCCAATTGCCGGGCCAGACGCTCATCGGCCTCAATCTGGGAGCGAGGAGAATGGATTCTGTGGGCCATTGAGGCGTCGGAGCCAGGGCCTCCGATGggccgctgctgctgctgtcgaggaggaatATCTGGCTTGAAGTTGGGGTCACTCATTGACAGCAGAGCGGTGAATGCAGGCTCCACCTCTCCGCCACTGGCAACCAGAACAGCCTTAATTATAGACTCCTCAGTGTCAGGGaaggcctccttgagatgTGCCTGGGCCTGAGAGAAAGGCGAAAGAGGTCTCGGGGGTTTGGGAGGAGGGGTGGGAGGCTGAGATTCGCTCTGAGAGAGCTTGGGTGTGTAGGGCTGCTGGTATGAAGGAGCTGACTCCTCCTCTGTGGTagtcttcttgtccaccTCAGTTGTGGTGACGGTttccgtcttcttctcgtcgccATCGTTgtcggtctcctccttttcgGTAGTCacagtggtggtggtcttatcgtcttcctcctccttctggtcctcttcatcatcctTAGAGACCTTAGTGTCCTTGGTGGTTTCCTTATCGTCCACCTTGAGATCCTCGACCTTGTCTTCAAGGTCGTCAATCTCAACTTCAGGGTTGGGATCCACCTCCTTCAATTCGTTGTTCTTGTTATTCTTTTTGGCCATTATTGTGGAGAAACAACTGTGATGATGTGATGGAAGGTGTTTACCTTAGGCCTTATTTAGTGATATCTCGCAGATGCCACCTATAGCGTTATGCGGAGCGTGCATGGCCGGGTAATAAAGGAGTTTGCGCTACAGAGAGGTCTAGAAGCAAGATTGGGACACAAGCTTGACATAGTCAGCTCATGTTCACTCAATCTCTGTTTCTCTGGCAGCTCAAACTGCTGGTTTAACCACTGCAGCCACAGTCTCGAACCCTGATGATTCAGATAATCAACATGCATGCATGTGTCCAATGACCTGTTGACAATGGATGCGGTCTGTACAGTTTCTCTCACTGGTGGTGCATATACATCCCTAACCCTGCATGATTTTGGGACTATAAAAACCTGCTCACGTCCATCTTATTCTTGTTCTTTAGATATCAACTCCTATTACTAGAGCTTCCTTTCAGTATGACAACCTCACTGAACTGAAGTGTGGACACAGGAGAGAGATCAATGTGGAATCTGTACACAGCCGGTTGGGGAacgctcttcttctttgttCCGCGATTGGTAATCTCACCTCTAGTGAGATGAACCTGGCAGGTTCCTACATCCTCCTTATAAAATTTTCATAGCATCGTCGACGCTGCATTGTGACTATCTCTCTGGTCACTATTGTGTGCTTGTGCCTCCGTACTACACCCGTGTTTATGCGAACCAGGTGGGGCTGAATATTCAGTATTTTTGCCTTGCTCAACGGCTTGTGTGCAAATCTTCGTCGGTATCATATGTTCTGTGAGGCGGTATGGTATTTACCCTGCTGAAATGCGTGTCGAATAGTCTCACAGTAAAGGTGCTTGATGAGGTCATGTCGCATTCTTTATGTGTCTTTTATTCACGCATTATACAGTATTTGCATCTACAGCGTCAGGTTTGGTCAACGAAAGCGTCAACAAAATTTCCAACTAATTATTCAACTAAACATTCCAATGTTTGTACTGTTTTGCTTTGGGACATCAATGTATGcagaacaaaaaaaaacgatACCGGTGAATGCCGATGCTGGAAAGCCGCAATACAACTCACTAACCCATGACCCGGGTCTCAGCCACCATTGAACGGGGCTTTCATATGTTGAGTGGCTTGCAACCTGTTTCTTTGTGCTGACACCTGGGGTTATCAGACAAGACGACACTGCATCAAGCCACTCTAAGACGCGATGATTGTGCAGTCCGCCAATGTTAATGTGGAGACAGGTTTAGCAATTGGCTTGAGTAAGGCTGAaaagacgaggagaagaaacaaCAGGCTTTTTTGTCCCTAATCATGCCTCTTATTTTCAGACCTGCGACTCCCAGCCGGTGGCTAGAAATGAGGCTTGACCATCCCTTGCCCAAGCCACACTTGCTAAAGCTGTCTTATCCTATGGACTACTCCATATTGATGGTGAGGGCAGACGCCAAGATGGAAATTGGAGGTGCAAATGAAATGCCAAGAACTAGTTGCTCTGTGGCTTTCGATTTCGTGATGGCATCCTTATCCAACTCGAGTCGTATTTAAGAAGGACTTTGTAGAAGCATTTGTCTGTAGAACAACTCATCATTGCCATGTCCAAAAAGGAACAGTTCGCCGTGGAGACCGAGGAGATCAACTCTTCTGCCTCCTCCGTCACCTACACCGACGTCCTCGACGGAGCAGGAACCAACCAAAACCCCTTCTCTGACCCCAAGGTGGCCCAGCAGTTCAGAGATCTCTATGAGAAGTCACAGTACGAATGTCGACACTTGTTTGACCCCGAATTCGAATGGACTGAAgctgaggagaagcgaGTCAAACGCAAACTCGAATGGCGAGTCACAGGCTGGGCCTGTATCATGTTCATGGCTCTGCAAATTGATCGAGCCAACCTGGGTCAAGCCCTCGCCGATAACTTCTTGGATGATCTCAATTTGACCACCAATGATTACAACTACGGTAACACCATCTTTCTGGTTTCCTTCATGAGTGCCGAGATTCCTTCCCAGCTCATTTCGAAACGACTTGGTCCCGACAGATGGATTCCCCTGCAGATCTGTATGTGGAGTATTGTTGCAATGTGCCAGGGAGCCCTGTCAGGTCGAGCTTCGTTTTTTGTCACTCGTTGTCTCATTGGTCTTATTGAAGGTGGATTTATCCCTGATCTCGTTCTTTGGCTGTCCTACTTTTACAAGTCCAAAGAATTACCTATCCGTCTATCGTTCTTCTGGACTACTCTTTATCTCTGCAACATCTTCACTTCTCTACTGGCTTTCGGACTGCTTCGAATCCGAGCAGGCGGGCTACagggttggagatggctgTTCATCATCGAGGGGTTCATGACACTGTGCATTGGTGTAGCATCTTTCTTCCGAATGcctgcctctgctgcccAGACCAAGACCCGGTTCAGAAAGAAGGGCTGGTTCACAGACCGGGAAGAAAAGATTGTGGTCAACCGTGTTCTCAGAGATGATCCTTTCAAGGGTGACTTCCACAACCGACAGGCCATTACACCTAAAAACCTGTGGCAATGCCTCTCAGACTACCACATGTGGCCCATCTATGCCATGGGTCTGCTCATCTACATTGGATCAACTCCTGTCACCCAATACatgactctgactctcCGACAGATGGGTTTCTCGCCTTTTAACACCAACTTGATGACAATTCCTCCCTCTGTTATCAGAATTGTCTTCCTGCTGCTTTCAACTTGGCTTTCTGAAAAGTTCAACCAGAGAGCCCTCTTTGCCCTGAGTGAACCCATCTGGACTTTTGGAGGTCTCCTAGCTCTCAGATTCTACAGTGGAGCCCTGTCGGACATTTGGGGCACGTACGTAATCCTCATTCTCATCATTGGCTCTCCTTATGTGCATGCCA from Yarrowia lipolytica chromosome 1D, complete sequence encodes:
- a CDS encoding uncharacterized protein (Compare to YALI0D00319g, similar to Saccharomyces cerevisiae ALR1 (YOL130W); ancestral locus Anc_3.38, some similarities with uniprot|Q08269 Saccharomyces cerevisiae YOL130w ALR1 divalent cation transporter), coding for MASPNHFEDKLGSDTHFDHYDDPHRHSLEERDHRPSRKSSSRRGLPGFVQQLRNAVMDSDDEAVEGEDEEAGGILLNQPAPEKATITTTTSRRRSIIADDIDDTGSQVSMDHDDDVCLPVEEGSGGIDFEEIDDYVQQQRRGSNATRTGTALNKEEDFSTDETDARFNPHADDVHLSNLEPMRTRDSDRSRRRRSSVGGAGIPQMSRPSVFQDRFTFFTADSEATLRGQSMKSLLEQDPSRSTYKELFEGNSDTWWLDCYNPTDGEVKMLSKAFGVHPLTSEDIRTQESREKVEIFKSYYFVTFNTYEQDWESEDYLDPVPVYMLVFKEGIITVHFSPFQHFANVRRRIRQLREYVNVTPDWICYAIIDDITDSFVPVSHEIEVETEVIEESVFDARDDDFSLMLRRIGKARSKTLTMMRLLSGKADVVRMFAKRCTEGLGEGAPKGHISLYLGDIQDHIVTMYQNLIAYEKILSRSHTNYLAQLQVQSVDANHRVTDTLGKVTVVGTILIPMNLVTGLFGMNVRVPGQDGTNLGWFFGILGFLLVVVLTGTLLARWWLKAMAKKISGNFRNVGAPSVRTMRRVETIRTTGFPQHREHNSEFSMV
- a CDS encoding uncharacterized protein (Compare to YALI0D00407g, similar to uniprot|P40445 Saccharomyces cerevisiae Putative transporter YIL166C); this translates as MSKKEQFAVETEEINSSASSVTYTDVLDGAGTNQNPFSDPKVAQQFRDLYEKSQYECRHLFDPEFEWTEAEEKRVKRKLEWRVTGWACIMFMALQIDRANLGQALADNFLDDLNLTTNDYNYGNTIFLVSFMSAEIPSQLISKRLGPDRWIPLQICMWSIVAMCQGALSGRASFFVTRCLIGLIEGGFIPDLVLWLSYFYKSKELPIRLSFFWTTLYLCNIFTSLLAFGLLRIRAGGLQGWRWLFIIEGFMTLCIGVASFFRMPASAAQTKTRFRKKGWFTDREEKIVVNRVLRDDPFKGDFHNRQAITPKNLWQCLSDYHMWPIYAMGLLIYIGSTPVTQYMTLTLRQMGFSPFNTNLMTIPPSVIRIVFLLLSTWLSEKFNQRALFALSEPIWTFGGLLALRFYSGALSDIWGTYVILILIIGSPYVHAILVSWASRNSNTVAQRTISAAMYNMCVQAGNVIASNIYRKDDAPQYYRGNTQLVAISAASIVLVLLVKVYYVAINRHRDNKWNAMSKEEKAEYKATTKDIGSRRLDFRFAH
- a CDS encoding uncharacterized protein (Compare to YALI0D00341g, no similarity), whose protein sequence is MALRNFTTLPNSNFIGQTNLPDASPPSGTSVPPSTGSLSDLYREHKFERQKGKIYHQALRKIEIQEWIDDWVDLIIDGVESVFVFDSGPNRNGYNVRFSPDVEIIPQMSWYCVAMRRLQTDLRNLHREVMKMEAMKKKKVRFANDTYFY
- a CDS encoding uncharacterized protein (Compare to YALI0D00363g, weakly similar to uniprot|P11636 Neurospora crassa Quinate permease), which translates into the protein MFWKNMKNEPKQVLNWTLWLSVLVFGLLGSARGLDEGNISGTSHQVSFENQFGLRDPNKTEKEIADALSNITAMVQLGSVGGSIIAMFAQDKIGRVRCLQQMLIVWIVGVVIQVTSHGQGQLLAGRFIAGLGIGQSVVIGPTYLAEVSPKNVRGLCTCVFSGSVYLGIMLEYFANYSTTLNVSDESRMQWVLPTSVQFIFAGLLFIGSFFIYESPRWLMKIGQEEKAMETLSKIRHLPIDDVYIQGEILDVREQVEREKQALSGTSIFSILKELVATQANRYRLFIGIMVQLLGQWSGANAVTIYSPQFFAMLGVTLRTDRMMYTAILGIIKFAASVVCAVFLIDTIGRRRSLYTGVCLQFISMLYLGIYLSIVPASSGAVEDRTASQRHAGGGAIAAIYLSGCGWALGWNSIQYLINAEIYTVRHRSLACGIIMVFHFVNQYGNSKALPYMRKSLTDHGTMFFFSGVILIGLAWSWFFLPEVSGRSLESIDEMFSLPWYLIGRRGAKLVPETSTTTQLQEDDDLAKEKKGATVHVETC
- a CDS encoding uncharacterized protein (Compare to YALI0D00385g, weakly similar to uniprot|Q08412 Saccharomyces cerevisiae ORF YOR042W, similar to Saccharomyces cerevisiae DON1 (YDR273W) and CUE5 (YOR042W); ancestral locus Anc_5.638); its protein translation is MAKKNNKNNELKEVDPNPEVEIDDLEDKVEDLKVDDKETTKDTKVSKDDEEDQKEEEDDKTTTTVTTEKEETDNDGDEKKTETVTTTEVDKKTTTEEESAPSYQQPYTPKLSQSESQPPTPPPKPPRPLSPFSQAQAHLKEAFPDTEESIIKAVLVASGGEVEPAFTALLSMSDPNFKPDIPPRQQQQRPIGGPGSDASMAHRIHSPRSQIEADERLARQLAGQYDRRTANRTGGVPARYRGSTESNRSYSGRYDERRENQEEDDQGFFQSEDWQDFSNQVVQGFNETKNKVNSWVKNLSNKIDGVDGDERQYRDYEEYGDDYYESPRRQRPAPAPRSESTRGLVGALGSGRESQESQRSYQEFYSSRSSRSKTRVTDDGEFRSISLKNNDLDDDDKPLMPPRPPAKDALAGATAAASKAESNKWEPLKAVEPQPEEEKDPFFIGDSDDEDDKEETTKKEVKEEVKEEVKVTEDKD